From the Manihot esculenta cultivar AM560-2 chromosome 3, M.esculenta_v8, whole genome shotgun sequence genome, one window contains:
- the LOC110611209 gene encoding phytochrome B, protein MASGGRAASHSQQAQLQRQLHQNNNLHQAAQSSGTSNLRAHNTESVSKAIAQYTVDAQLHAVFEQSGESGKSFDYSQSVRTTNQSVPEQQITAYLSKIQRGGHIQPFGCMIAVDEGSFRVIGYSENAREMLGLTPQSVPSLEKPEILSIGTDVRTLFTPSSAVLLEKAFGAREITLLNPLWIHSKNSGKPFYAILHRVDVGIVIDLEPARTEDPALSIAGAVQSQKLAVRAISRLQSLPGGDIKLLCDTVVECVRELTGYDRVMVYKFHEDEHGEVVAENKRPDLEPYIGLHYPATDIPQASRFLFKQSRVRMIVDCRATPVRVIQDEALMQPLCLVGSTLRAPHGCHAQYMENMESIASLAMAVIINGNDEEAVGGRNSMRLWGLVVCHHTSARSIPFPLRYACEFLMQAFGLQLNMELQLASQLSEKHVLRTQTLLCDMLLRDSPTGIVTQSPSIMDLVKCDGAALYYQGKYYPLGVTPTEAQIKDIVEWLLAFHGDSTGLSTDSLADAGYPGAASLGDAVCGMAVAYITKRDFLFWFRSHTAKEIKWGGAKHHPEDKDDSQRMHPRSSFKAFLEVVKSRSLPWENAEMDAIHSLQLILRDSFRDAEATNSKAIANTQLGDLELQGLDELSSVAREMVRLIETATAPIFAVDVDGCINGWNAKVAELTGLSVEEAMGKSLVHDLIYKEYEEIVDKLLSHALRGEEDKNVEIKMRTFGSENEKKAIFVVVNACSSKDYMNNIVGVCFVGQDITGQKVVMDKFIHIQGDYRAIVHSPNPLIPPIFASDENTCCLEWNTAMEKLTGWTRDEIMGKMLVGEVFGSCCRLKGPDAMTKFMIVLHNAVGGQDTDKFAFSFFDRNGKFVQALLTANKRMNIGGQIIGAFCFLQIASPELQQALKVQRQQEKKCFTRMKELAYICQEIKNPLSGIRFTNSLLEATDLTEDQKQFLETSAACEKQMLKIIRDVDLESIEDGSLELEKAEFLLGSVIDAVVSQVMLLLTERNLQLIRDIPEEIKSLAVYGDQVRIQQVLADFLLNMVRCAPSSEGWVEIHVRPTLKQISDGHTVVHTEFRMVCPGEGLSPELVQDMFHSSRWTTQEGLGLSMCRKILKRMQGEVQYIRESERCYFLVVLDLPLPRRGAKNVE, encoded by the exons ATGGCATCAGGTGGCAGAGCAGCATCGCACTCACAACAGGCACAGCTACAACGACAACTGCACCAAAACAATAACCTTCACCAAGCAGCCCAGTCCTCGGGCACCAGCAACTTGAGGGCGCACAACACCGAGTCTGTAAGCAAAGCGATTGCTCAGTACACAGTGGATGCGCAGCTCCATGCGGTTTTTGAGCAATCAGGCGAGTCGGGTAAGTCGTTTGATTACTCCCAATCAGTGAGAACCACTAACCAATCAGTCCCTGAACAGCAAATCACCGCTTACCTATCCAAAATTCAACGTGGTGGCCATATCCAGCCTTTTGGGTGCATGATCGCCGTCGATGAAGGTTCTTTCAGGGTAATTGGATACAGCGAAAACGCGCGTGAAATGCTAGGTTTAACGCCGCAGTCAGTTCCTTCTCTAGAGAAACCGGAAATTCTTTCCATTGGGACTGATGTCCGTACCCTTTTCACGCCCTCGAGTGCGGTTTTGCTGGAAAAAGCATTTGGGGCAAGGGAAATCACGCTGCTGAACCCTCTTTGGATTCACTCCAAGAACTCTGGAAAACCCTTCTACGCCATTTTGCATAGGGTTGATGTTGGGATTGTTATTGATTTAGAGCCTGCTAGAACGGAGGACCCTGCTTTATCTATAGCTGGGGCCGTGCAGTCACAGAAATTAGCAGTACGTGCAATTTCACGGTTACAATCACTTCCTGGTGGAGATATTAAGCTGTTGTGTGATACTGTAGTGGAATGTGTGAGGGAGCTTACTGGGTACGATAGGGTTATGGTTTATAAGTTTCATGAGGATGAGCATGGTGAGGTTGTAGCTGAGAACAAAAGGCCTGATTTAGAACCTTATATTGGTTTACATTATCCAGCCACTGATATACCCCAGGCTTCGAGGTTTTTGTTCAAGCAGAGCAGAGTCAGAATGATAGTGGATTGCCGTGCAACACCAGTTCGTGTTATTCAGGATGAAGCACTAATGCAGCCTTTGTGCTTGGTTGGTTCAACTCTTCGCGCTCCTCATGGTTGTCATGCTCAGTATATGGAAAATATGGAGTCAATTGCCTCATTGGCCATGGCAGTCATTATTAATGGAAATGATGAAGAAGCTGTTGGTGGGAGGAATTCAATGAGGCTTTGGGGTTTAGTCGTTTGTCATCACACTTCTGCTAGGAGCATTCCATTTCCACTTCGTTATGCTTGCGAGTTTCTCATGCAGGCTTTTGGACTTCAATTGAATATGGAATTGCAATTAGCTTCTCAGCTGTCAGAGAAGCATGTTTTGAGGACTCAAACACTGTTGTGTGACATGCTTTTGCGTGATTCTCCTACTGGCATCGTTACTCAAAGCCCAAGTATAATGGACCTTGTGAAGTGTGATGGGGCAGCACTTTATTACCAAGGGAAGTATTATCCATTAGGTGTAACCCCAACTGAAGCCCAAATAAAAGATATTGTTGAGTGGTTGTTGGCATTTCATGGAGACTCAACTGGTTTGAGCACAGATAGTTTGGCTGATGCTGGGTACCCTGGAGCAGCCTCGCTTGGTGATGCTGTTTGTGGAATGGCTGTTGCTTATATCACTAAGAGAGACTTCTTATTCTGGTTTCGTTCTCACACTGCGAAGGAGATCAAATGGGGTGGTGCAAAACATCATCCAGAGGACAAGGATGATAGCCAGAGGATGCATCCACGTTCTTCATTCAAAGCATTTCTAGAGGTGGTAAAGAGCCGTAGTTTACCATGGGAGAATGCAGAAATGGATGCTATTCACTCTTTGCAGCTTATTCTTCGAGACTCATTTAGGGATGCTGAAGCAACCAATTCCAAGGCTATTGCTAATACCCAACTTGGGGATCTGGAGTTGCAAGGGTTGGATGAACTCAGCTCGGTTGCAAGAGAAATGGTTAGGTTAATAGAGACTGCAACTGCTCCAATATTTGCAGTAGATGTTGATGGCTGCATAAATGGGTGGAATGCAAAAGTTGCTGAGTTGACAGGGCTCTCAGTTGAGGAAGCCATGGGGAAGTCTTTGGTTCATGATCTTATTTATAAGGAGTATGAAGAAATTGTTGACAAGCTTCTTTCTCATGCTTTAAGag GCGAAGAAGATAAGAATGTAGAGATAAAAATGAGGACATTTGGCTCTGAAAATGAAAAGAAGGCCATTTTTGTGGTGGTGAATGCTTGTTCTAGCAAAGATTACATGAATAATATAGTTGGAGTGTGCTTTGTTGGTCAGGATATTACTGGTCAAAAAGTGGTAATGGACAAATTCATCCATATCCAAGGTGATTATAGGGCTATTGTTCATAGTCCAAATCCTCTAATCCCTCCAATATTTGCTTCTGATGAAAACACTTGCTGCTTGGAGTGGAACACTGCAATGGAAAAGCTCACAGGGTGGACCCGAGACGAAATTATGGGGAAGATGTTGGTTGGGGAGGTTTTTGGCAGTTGCTGTAGGCTCAAGGGTCCAGATGCAATGACAAAATTCATGATTGTCCTGCACAATGCAGTTGGAGGACAGGATACAGACAAGTTTGCATTTTCCTTCTTTGACCGGAATGGAAAATTTGTGCAAGCTCTTTTGACAGCAAACAAAAGGATGAATATTGGGGGCCAGATTATTGGAGCCTTCTGCTTCTTGCAGATTGCAAGTCCTGAGCTGCAGCAAGCTTTGAAAGTCCAGAGGCAACAGGAGAAGAAATGCTTTACAAGGATGAAAGAGTTGGCTTACATTTGCCAGGAAATAAAGAATCCTCTTAGTGGTATACGTTTTACCAACTCATTGTTGGAAGCTACAGACTTGACTGAGGATCAAAAGCAGTTTCTTGAAACTAGTGCTGCTTGTGAGAAGCAGATGTTGAAGATCATTCGAGATGTTGATCTGGAGAGTATTGAAGATGG TTCACTGGAGCTTGAGAAGGCTGAATTCTTACTTGGGAGTGTCATAGATGCTGTAGTTAGCCAAGTAATGTTACTGCTGACGGAAAGAAATCTACAATTGATTCGTGATATTCCTGAGGAAATAAAATCTCTGGCTGTGTACGGTGATCAGGTGAGAATTCAACAGGTGTTGGCTGACTTTTTGTTGAATATGGTGCGTTGTGCACCATCTTCTGAAGGATGGGTAGAGATTCATGTTCGTCCAACACTGAAACAAATCTCCGATGGACATACTGTTGTGCATACAGAATTCAG GATGGTTTGCCCTGGTGAAGGTCTTTCTCCTGAATTAGTTCAAGACATGTTCCACAGCAGTCGATGGACAACTCAAGAAGGCTTGGGGCTCAGCATGTGCAGGAAGATTTTGAAGCGTATGCAAGGTGAAGTACAATACATCAGAGAGTCAGAAAGATGCTATTTCTTAGTTGTCCTTGATCTTCCCTTGCCTCGGAGAGGTGCAAAGAACGTCGAATAG